In bacterium, a single genomic region encodes these proteins:
- a CDS encoding Gfo/Idh/MocA family oxidoreductase, whose translation MPKEIRIGVIGATGRGRFAWAMHNPENGVSVVAGADIYEEKLDIFRERFGEKNLFTTKDYRQLLAKKDINTVFVTSPDFMHEEHAVASLEAGKDIYLEKPMAITVEGCDRILRAAYENGKKVYIGHNMRHMAVVKKMKELIDKGSIGEVKTAWCRHFVDYGGDAYFKDWHAERSKSTGLLLQKGSHDIDVLHWLCNGVTARVTAVGGLTLYDKITDRHHPSERGDARWSKYNWPPMSQKGLNPIIDVEDISMMLMVLDNGIYASYQQCHFTPDGSRNYTFIGTEGRIENFGISPGSAIVRLWNRRGSANQYGNEQHFVPHIVGGHGGSDIGILGEFLNYVRYGTKITTSPIAGRYSVAAGYYATQSIRNGNLPYDIPGLPKEIYDYFNKDLL comes from the coding sequence ATGCCTAAAGAGATAAGGATTGGAGTTATTGGTGCAACAGGTAGAGGAAGGTTTGCTTGGGCAATGCATAACCCTGAAAACGGAGTATCTGTTGTAGCTGGTGCCGATATATATGAAGAAAAACTTGATATTTTTAGAGAACGGTTTGGCGAAAAAAATCTATTTACAACAAAAGATTATAGGCAACTTCTTGCTAAAAAAGACATAAATACTGTTTTTGTTACTTCACCTGATTTTATGCATGAGGAACACGCGGTTGCTTCTTTAGAGGCAGGTAAAGATATTTATCTTGAAAAACCTATGGCAATAACTGTTGAAGGTTGCGATAGGATATTGAGGGCTGCCTATGAGAACGGAAAAAAAGTGTATATAGGTCACAATATGCGCCATATGGCTGTTGTTAAAAAAATGAAAGAATTAATCGATAAAGGTAGTATCGGAGAAGTTAAAACGGCTTGGTGTAGACATTTTGTTGATTACGGAGGAGATGCATATTTTAAAGATTGGCATGCTGAAAGGAGTAAATCAACTGGGCTACTTCTTCAAAAAGGGTCTCACGATATTGATGTATTGCATTGGTTATGTAATGGGGTTACAGCAAGGGTGACCGCTGTTGGGGGACTTACTCTTTATGATAAAATTACTGACAGGCACCATCCTTCTGAAAGAGGTGATGCAAGATGGTCAAAATATAATTGGCCCCCAATGTCTCAAAAGGGGCTTAATCCAATTATTGATGTTGAAGATATTAGTATGATGTTAATGGTGCTTGATAATGGTATTTATGCCTCCTATCAGCAGTGCCATTTCACTCCAGATGGTTCAAGGAACTATACTTTTATTGGGACTGAAGGTCGTATTGAAAATTTTGGTATTAGCCCAGGTAGCGCTATTGTAAGATTATGGAATAGAAGAGGTAGCGCAAATCAATATGGTAACGAACAGCATTTTGTGCCTCACATTGTTGGGGGGCACGGGGGCTCTGATATAGGAATACTTGGTGAATTTTTAAATTATGTTAGATATGGAACTAAAATAACTACTTCCCCTATAGCCGGGAGGTATAGTGTTGCAGCGGGGTATTATGCAACCCAGTCGATACGAAATGGCAACTTACCTTATGATATACCAGGTTTACCTAAAGAAATTTATGATTATTTCAATAAAGACCTTCTTTAG